One stretch of Roseimicrobium sp. ORNL1 DNA includes these proteins:
- a CDS encoding ParA family protein, translating to MAAKAIAFINFKGGVGKTAATVNIGACLAYYRRKRVLIVDLDAQCNSSFWLMPPLQWKEHIGNGERSTYQLFRDAIMNSKKEFDFEKAVLKGMPRAAVPLIKDLDLLPAAVELIKVEEQLQQNKHAKFYEIVAKALKPQYERYDYILFDCPPNTYSVTKNALFAADYCVIPYLPDFLSLSGFQIFAKLVDDISELYSWQKSSRHKTSIAAVLVSHYRSGLKDHDKSLADLRIMLSLLKSQGLVHAKADLLEPPIRLSKDVAESTNQHQPVILTAPNSIGAADYHDLAKAFDDHFSNLP from the coding sequence ATGGCGGCGAAAGCGATTGCGTTCATCAACTTCAAGGGTGGTGTCGGGAAGACCGCGGCCACCGTGAACATCGGCGCGTGTCTCGCCTACTACCGGCGGAAGCGGGTGCTCATCGTGGACCTGGATGCCCAGTGCAATTCCAGCTTCTGGCTGATGCCTCCCCTGCAGTGGAAGGAGCACATCGGCAACGGCGAACGCTCCACATATCAGTTGTTCAGGGATGCCATCATGAACTCGAAAAAGGAGTTCGACTTTGAGAAAGCGGTGCTGAAGGGGATGCCCCGTGCTGCGGTCCCGCTGATCAAGGATCTTGATCTCCTGCCTGCCGCTGTGGAACTCATCAAGGTGGAGGAACAACTTCAGCAGAACAAGCACGCGAAGTTCTACGAGATCGTGGCCAAGGCGCTGAAGCCGCAGTACGAGCGGTATGACTACATCCTCTTCGACTGCCCGCCCAACACCTACTCGGTGACGAAGAATGCGCTCTTCGCCGCGGACTACTGCGTCATCCCCTACCTGCCGGACTTCCTCTCGCTCTCCGGCTTCCAGATTTTCGCGAAGCTGGTGGATGACATCAGCGAGCTCTACTCCTGGCAGAAATCCAGTCGGCACAAGACGAGCATCGCCGCGGTGCTGGTGAGCCACTACCGCAGCGGCCTGAAGGATCACGACAAGAGTCTCGCGGATCTGCGCATCATGCTCTCCCTGCTGAAATCCCAAGGACTGGTGCATGCCAAGGCGGACCTGCTGGAGCCGCCCATCCGCCTGAGCAAGGACGTGGCGGAATCTACGAATCAGCACCAGCCCGTCATCCTCACCGCACCGAACAGCATCGGCGCCGCGGACTACCACGATCTCGCCAAGGCGTTTGACGACCACTTCTCCAACCTGCCATGA